GTTCGACGATTCTTTGTCGAAAATGATCAGGCGCACCTTGACGCGCAGCGGGACGGCGAAGGTCACGCCACGCAGGACACATTCCTTGACATCGAAAGCCGGTTCGCCCAGGCGATAGCCGACGTATTCCAGCGCTGCATTGCCGGAATAGCTGATAATCGGGAAAACGGATTTGAAGGCTGCATGCAAGCCAATGTCGCGGAACTGATCTTTGGTCGCTCCCGCCTGCAGGAATTCGCGGTACGAATCCAGCTGGATGGCCAAAAGATACGGCACGTCCATCACGTGCGGTAACTTGCTAAAGTCCTTGCGGATACGTTTTTTCTCAGTGTATGAGTAAGCCATCAGCGTTCCCCAGCTTGGTCACCTGCTTGTTGGCTTCTCCCGACGGGAGCAGCCAGAAAATCTTGCGAATCCCTTGATTCGCAGCACCCGAAGGTGGCTTTCCGAGGAAGAGCCAGCATGGCTGGCTTTCCATAACGGAAAAAGGCCGGTGGCAAAAGCCACCAGCCATCAGCCTTTCGCGAGTCGCTCGGGCTGTAGACGCAAGGTCGTCGCTTACTTGAGCTCGACTTTGGCGCCAGCTTCTTCCAGAGCCTTCTTGGCTGCTTCGGCTTCTTCTTTCGAAACGCCTTCCTTGACCACGCCCGGGGCGCCGTCAACAACAGCCTTGGCTTCTTTCAGGCCCAGACCGGTCAGCTCGCGAACAGCCTTGATCACGTTGACTTTCTTGTCGCCAGCTTCAGCCAGAACGATGGTGAATTCGGTCTGCTCTTCGACAGCAGCAGCAGCCGGGCCAGCAGCGGCAACAGTGGCGGCAGCAGCGGTCACGCCGAACTTCTCTTCCATTGCCTTGATCAGTTCAACAACCTGCATCACGGACATTTCGGAAACGGCGTTGATGATATCTTCGTTGGTCAGAGCCATGACTCTAGTTCCTGTATTAGGTGACGGCCTGCGGCCATCCAATTCAAAAAGTGATTGCGAAAGAACCTACACGCTTAAGCGGCAGCAGCTTCTTTCTGGTCGCGAACGGCCGCCAGTGTACGAGCCAGCTTGCTGGTGGCGCCTTGGATAACGCTCATCAGCTGGGAAATGGCTTCGTCGTAGGTCGGCAGAGTTGCCAGTACGTCGATCTGGTTGGCTGCGAGGAACTGCCCCTCGAACGCAGCGGCCTTGATCTCGAACTTGTCCTGACCCTTGGAGAACTCCTTGAAGATACGAGCAGCAGCGCCCGGATGTTCGTTGGAGAACGCAATCAGGGTCGGGCCTTTGAACACGTCGTTGAGCACTTCGAACTGAGTGCCATCAACTGCGCGGCGCAGCAGGGTATTACGTACAACACGTACGTAAACGCCAGCTTCGCGGGCCTCTTTACGGAGTCCGGTCATGGCCCCCACGGTCACGCCACGGGCATCGGCCACGACAGCGGACAGGGCGGTTTTGGCAGCCTCGTTGACTTCAGCGACGATGGCCTTCTTGTCTTCGAGTTTGATTGCCACGGGTTACACTCCTGGATGTTACCGTTTCATCCGGTCGGGACCGGACGGGTTTTGGTGTCTGATTCGGTACGAATCGGGAGCACCTCTGCGTAGGCTTGTGGTTTAAGGCTTGCGCCGCCTACGGTCTTGGATAGCCCCCGCCAGGCAGGGACCCCAATCTTGAGACGCCCCCAAGGGGCGTCGTCGCCTTACGCTTCCAGGGAAGCCTGATCGATGACCAGCCCCGGACCCATGGTGGTGCTCAGGGTCACGCGCTTGACGTAAATACCCTTGGAAGTCGACGGCTTCAGACGCTTCAGATCCGAAAGCAGTGCTTCGACGTTCTGCTTCAGCTGGCCAGCCTCGAAACCAACCTTACCCACGGACGTGTGGATGATGCCGTTCTTGTCGGTACGGAAACGCACCTGACCAGCCTTGGCATTCTTGACTGCGGTAGCGACATCTGGAGTTACGGTGCCTACCTTCGGGTTCGGCATCAGACCACGCGGACCGAGAATCTGGCCCAACTGACCAACAACACGCATGGCGTCCGGCGAAGCGATCACCACGTCGTAGTTCAGATCACCACCCTTCATTTCGGCAGCCAGCTCGTCCATACCAACGCGATCTGCGCCAGCGGCCAGTGCCGCTTCAGCACCCGCGCCCTGAGTGAACACGGCAACACGAACGCTCTTGCCAGTACCATTCGGCAGAACGGTTGCACCACGAACAACCTGATCGGATTTACGCGGATCGACACCTAGGTTGATCGCGATATCGAACGACTCGGTAAACTTTACTGCCGACACCTCAGCCAACAGCTTGGCGGCATCCTCGAAAGCGTACTGCTTACCAGCTTCGATTTTCTCGGCGATAGCCTTCTGGCGCTTGGTCAACTTAGCCATTACACACCCTCCACGTTCAGGCCCATGCTGCGAGCGGAACCAGCGATGGTCCGAACTGCAGCTTCCATTTCGGCAGCGGTCAGATCGGCCTGCTTGGTCTTGGCGATCTCTTCCAGCTGGGCACGAGTAACGGTGCCGACCTTCTGGGTGTTGGGACGGGCGGAGCCGCTTGTGATACCGGCGGCCTTCTTCAGCAGCACGGCTGCCGGGGTGCTCTTGGTTTCAAAAGTGAAGCTGCGGTCGCTGTAGACGGTGATGATCACCGGAGTCGGCAGACCGGGCTCCTGGCCCTGGGTCCTGGCGTTGAACGCCTTGCAGAACTCCATGATGTTCACGCCATGCTGACCCAGTGCAGGGCCGACCGGCGGCGATGGATTAGCCTGACCGGCCTTTACCTGAAGCTTGATGTAAGCTTGAATCTTCTTAGCCATAGTTACTCCATTACGGGTTATAACGCCTTTCGGCTCCCCATTACTGATTTATCCCAGTGACGACAAAACCCCGCAGCCTGGAGCTGCGGGGTGAGGGATGCTTCGTTCAGTTAAACCTTCTCGACCTGACTGAACTCCAGCTCTACCGGGGTAGAGCGACCGAAGATCAGGACCGCAACCTGGATCCGACTCTTCTCGTAGTTAACCTCTTCGACCACACCATTGAAATCAGCGAAGGGACCATCAGCCACCCGCACGACTTCACCCGGTTCGAAGAGCGTCTTTGGCTTCGGTTTATCACCACTGTCGGCGACACGACGCAGGATCGCCTCAGCTTCCTTATCGGTGATGGGTGCCGGCTTATCCGCCGTACCACCAATGAAGCCCATTACACGCGGGGTATCCTTGACGAGGTGCCAAGTACCCTCATTCATTTCCATCTGAACCAAAACGTAACCGGGGAAGAATTTTCGCTCACTCTTGCGCTTCTGCCCGTTACGCATCTCGACCACCTCTTCAGTGGGAACGAGAATCTCGCCGAACTCATCTTCCATGCCGGCAAGCTTGACGCGCTCAATCAGAGAACGCATGACGTGCTTCTCGTAACCCGAGTAAGCATGCACAACATACCAACGCTTAGCCACGAGACACCCTTAACCAACAACCATGGAGACCAACCAACCGAGCAGGGAATCAAGCCCCCACAACAGCAACGCCATCACCAATACAACAACAACAACGATCAGCGTTGTCTGCGTGGTTTCTTGACGGGTCGGCCAGACGACCTTGCGAATCTCGCCACGCGCCTCTTTCAGCAACACAGCGAACGAACGCCCCTTGGACGTCTGCAGAGCAACAAACGCAGCAACTATGCCTATTGCCAGGACCGCAAGCACACGATAGAGAATCGGCTCAGCGGAGTAGTATTGGTTACCGACGACGGCAACCACCACCAAAGCAGCGACAACAAGCCACTTCACCAGATCGAAGCGCGCGTCATTGGCTTCAGCTTTGATATTCATCTGCTAGAACCTTGTAAAGACTGCCAAATTCGATATTGAAAATGGCAGGCCAGGAGGGAATCGAACCCCCAACCTGCGGTTTTGGAGACCGCCGCTCTGCCAATTGAGCTACTGGCCTAGAAAGAGTCAGGCCGACTATTATGCCGACCTGCTTCAAACAGATCAATCGTTATTCGACGATCCTGGCAACCACGCCGGCACCAACGGTACGACCACCTTCGCGAATTGCGAAGCGCAGGCCGTCTTCCATGGCGATCGGCTTGATCAGGGTAACAACCATTTTCACGTTGTCGCCCGGCATTACCATCTCAACGCCTTCCGGCAGTTCGCACGAACCGGTCACGTCGGTGGTACGGAAGTAGAACTGCGGACGATAGCCCTTGAAGAACGGGGTATGACGACCACCTTCTTCCTTGGACAGCACGTACACTTCAGCCTCGAACTTGGTGTGCGGCTTGATGGTGCCCGGCTTGGCCAGTACCTGGCCACGCTCGACGTCATCACGCTTGGTACCACGCAGCAGAACACCGCAGTTCTCGCCAGCACGACCTTCGTCGAGCAGCTTGCGGAACATCTCGACGCCGGTACAGGTGGTCTTGGTGGTGTCACGCAGACCAACGATCTCGATTTCTTCCTGGACCTTGACGATGCCACGCTCAACACGACCGGTCACAACGGTACCGCGACCGGAAATGGAGAACACGTCTTCGATCGGCATCAGGAACGGCTTGTCGATGGCGCGAACCGGCTCAGGAATATAGGTATCCAGAGTCTCGACCAGCTTCTTGACCGCAGAAGTGCCCAGCTCGTTGTCGTCTTCGCCATTCAGCGCCATCAGCGCGGAGCCGATGATGATCGGAGTGTCGTCACCCGGGAAATCATAGGTGGACAGCAGATCACGAACTTCCATTTCGACCAGCTCGAGCAGCTCGGCGTCGTCGACCATGTCAGCCTTGTTCAGGAACACGACGATGTACGGAACACCAACCTGACGCGACAGCAGGATGTGCTCACGGGTCTGCGGCATGGGGCCGTCAGCAGCGGAGCAAACCAGGATCGCGCCGTCCATCTGGGCAGCACCGGTGATCATGTTCTTCACATAGTCAGCGTGACCCGGGCAATCAACGTGCGCGTAGTGACGGACATTGGAGTCGTACTCTACGTGAGCGGTGTTGATGGTGATACCGCGAGCCTTCTCTTCCGGAGCGCTATCGATCTTGTCGAAGTCGACACGAGCGGAACCGAAAACCTCGGAGCACACACGAGTCAGAGCTGCAGTCAGAGTGGTCTTGCCATGGTCGACGTGACCAATGGTGCCGACGTTGACGTGCGGTTTGTTACGTTCGAACTTTTCTTTAGCCATCGAGACCGTCTCCCATCGTTGAATTGAGCTAGTCACGCCACCATTAAAACAAAGGCAGATATATACATATCTGCCTTTGGAGTTTGGAGCTCATGAGCGGATTTGAACCGCTGACCTCACCCTTACCAAGGGTGTGCTCTACCAACTGAGCTACATGAGCGAATCACATTGCGCAACCATCGAAGCTGGAGCGGGTAGCGGGAATCGAACCCGCATCATCAGCTTGGAAGGCTGAGGTTCTACCACTAAACTATACCCGCGAACGCCTAAGCTTACGCTTGAATCTGGTGGAGGGGGAAGGATTCGAACCTTCGAAGTCTATGACGTCAGATTTACAGTCTGATCCCTTTGGCCGCTCGGGAACCCCTCCAAAGTGAGGCGGCATTTTCATCACTTGCCACCCTACTGTCAAGCTTTTTCTCATATAAATCTTGAGGTTAGCTTTACCGACAGCTGCTATGCCTAGGAATCTTTTGGCCCCAAGGCGAAGCGGGCGCCATTCTATTTAAACTATGAAGAAGATGCAATGCCTGTGCAGGGCATGTGACGCAGTTGTAGGGCAGGCATATCTGCCTTCAAACCTTCTATGACCTCATCACCCAACTGATCAGGGCTACCGGCGCCTACTTGCACCCAGTACTTGGTGTGTTTACGCGGCAGCTCACGCACCAACGCCGAATAATCAACCTCGCTCAAGCGCGCCACCACGCCCTCTGCCGAGTCCTTGCGGGAGAAAATACCCAGCGAAATACCATTCGCCAAATCACCAACAGTAATGATGTAGCTATCAATGTTCCGGCTTTGTAACTCGCGCAATTGCCTCAGGGACGCCTGCCTGGAAGCGAGTGGCGGCAGATACACCCAATAATCCACGCCAACCTCGGCATCTACCCGCTGTATCTCGGACTGGATATCCAAGCTCAAAAGTCGCTGCTCCAGGGATAGCGCAAGCGACTCCTCATCGAAGCCCCCCAGAAACAGGCATCCGCTGTCGGACGACGCGGTCGGCCCAGCGCTTTTCCGGCTCGGAGGAGAGGACTCACTAAGCAGAGTGATATTGGACCTCGGCCGGTCATAAGCATCAAGAGGCACCACCTCTTTGATGCGTACGGGCGCCTGATACTGATGCTGCACCCAGAAGAAGATGTTCAACAGCACCAAAAGGAAAAATAACCAACGCATGCAGGCTCGACCTTTTATGTGACGCTAGGGACAAGCAATCGCCAGCCCGCGAAAGACCAGATCCGGAACCCGCCTAACCCCGACCATATCGTCGATCAGCGCTGCGTCGCCGCCAGTGGAGTAGATTACAAAGTCAGCCCCCAGATAGTCGCCAGCCGCCAGGATTTGCGACGCAACAAAGCTACGCAGCATCAAAAAGCAGCCTCGCTCAACCGCCTGGACGGTGTTTCGCCCAGGCGCAGGCTCACCTTGCAACATTGGCATTTCACCTGCCGCATAGCTAATGCGTCGCGTATGGGTAGTCAACTGCTGCCTAAGAAGAGAAAACCCAGGGCAAATGTAACCTCCCAGATGACCGCCTTTTGCATCAACGAAGTCAACCGTGAGCGCGGTCCCCAGGTCGATCACCACCATAGCCCGACGCTCCAACTGGAACGCACCAACCATGGCCAACCAACGATCCATCCCTAAGCGATCGTACTCGAGGTACCCATTCACTACGCCACCAAGCCGGGGCGCTGGTAGAGCGCGCTGTACATCAATAAGCAATGCGCTGGAGATGCACGAACACAACTCATCAGTTTCGAGATCGCTACGAACGCTGACTAGCCGCGCACGCTCGATCTTGCCGCCAGTCAAGCCGGAAAGCGCACCAAGCAGATCCATGACCGATAGAGACGCGCCCTGAGCCGCAACATCACCACCTATTTGCAGCACCCGCCACTTGATCAAGCTATTGCCACAGTCGAGCTCAAGAATCATTGATCAAGCCTCAAACTTAGCTCACCACCACTGAAGGAGTGCTCGCCCTCATCAATCATCATTCTGAGCCCACCCTGATCATCCACGCCCAAGACAGTGCCCGAGTAATCTTGAGGCCCGGTACTCAGCGTGCATTTCAGGCCTTGCCAGACATGATTAGATTCCCACTCGCCCTTCATCGCAGCAAATCCGACCTGGGCATGCCGTTCCAAATTTTGTTTTAGGCTAGTGGCCAATGTCAGCAGCAACTCATTGCGATCAACCATACCTGCATGTTCTTTAACGGATGTCCAAAGCTGATCTATACCCGCTGCCTCAATCATATTGACATTGATGCCGATGCCAATGATCACATGACATACATCTGCCGGATCGCCAGTCAGCTCAAGCAGAATACCCGCGATCTTGCGGCCATCGACGTATACGTCGTTAGGCCACTTGACGCCCGCCTGCGAAATGCCTATTTGATGTAGCACCTGCATTACGGCCAGCCCGACCACCAAGCTCATGCCAGAAAGCTGAGCAGCGCCACCCTGCACCTTTACAGCCAAGCTGCAATAAAGGTTCTGCCCGAAAGGGCTCACCCAACTGCGACCGCGCCGCCCTCTACCAGCAGATTGAGCCTCTGCAAGAACCAAAAAAGGAGCTGGCACGATCTGCAGGAGCCGCAAGGCCTGGGCATTAGTCGAGTCAATCGAGTCGTAAAGATGCAGAGACCACCCAAGCTGCGCCAGTTGCGGCGCGAGCACCTCATGATTGAGTAGCGAAAGAGGCTCCGCCAAGCGGTACCCACGCCCGGGGACTTTATAGAGGTTAAGCGCTGCGTCAGCCTGAATACGTTGCAGGTGCTTCCAGACCGCACTGCGACTCATACCGAGCGCCTCTCCCAGCTCCCGCCCCGAATGAAAGCGCCCGTCCTGAAGCAACGTTAACAACCTATACATGCCACCCCCAAAAGAGAGGTCGAATAATAACGACACCAACAACTGGTGCCTATCGCAGTTTTTAGATCGCACAAAAGCAAACCCCCGGCCAGCTTGCGCGGGTCGGGGGTTTGGGAAAGGAGCTTGACGATGACCTACTCTCACATGGGGAGACCCCACACTACCATCGGCGATGCGTCGTTTCACTACTGAGTTCGGGAAGGGATCAGGTGGTTCCAACGCTCTATGGTCGTCAAGCAATTCAGTTGCTGCCTCGGGGTTTAGCCGCTGCAGCGAATTGGGTATGTGATCGAACGGGTATTGCGTGTTCGTGCAGATTTTCGGTTTGTTTGTCGACTTACCGTCTAACAGCCAAATTGTTTGGGTGTTATATGGTCAAGCCTCACGGGCAATTAGTATGGGTTAGCTCAACGCCTCACAGCGCTTACACACCCCACCTATCAACGTCGTAGTCTTCGACGGCCCTTCAGGGAGCTCAAGGCTCCAGTGAGATCTCATCTTGAGGCAAGTTTCCCGCTTAGATGCTTTCAGCGGTTATCTCTTCCGAACGTAGCTACCCGGCAATGCCACTGGCGTGACAACCGGAACACCAGAGGTTCGTCCACTCCGGTCCTCTCGTACTAGGAGCAGCCCCTCTCAAATCTCAAACGTCCACGGCAGATAGGGACCGAACTGTCTCACGACGTTCTAAACCCAGCTCGCGTACCACTTTAAATGGCGAACAGCCATACCCTTGGGACCGGCTTCAGCCCAGGATGTGATGAGCCGACATCGAGGTGCCAAACACCGCCGTCGATATGAACTCTTGGGCGGTATCAGCCTGTTATCCCCGGAGTACCTTTTATCCGTTGAGCGATGGCCCTTCCATACAGAACCACCGGATCACTAAGACCTACTTTCGTACCTGCTCGACGTGTCTGTCTCGCAGTCAAGCGCGCTTTTGCCTTTATACTCTACGACCGATTTCCGACCGGTCTGAGCGCACCTTCGTACTCCTCCGTTACTCTTTAGGAGGAGACCGCCCCAGTCAAACTACCCACCATACACTGTCCTCGATCCGGATAACGGACCAGAGTTAGAACCTCAAAGTTGCCAGGGTGGTATTTCAAGGATGGCTCCACGCGAACTGGCGTCCACGCTTCAAAGCCTCCCACCTATCCTACACAAGCAAATTCAAAGTCCAGTGCAAAGCTATAGTAAAGGTTCACGGGGTCTTTCCGTCTAGCCGCGGATACACTGCATCTTCACAGCGATTTCAATTTCACTGAGTCTCGGGTGGAGACAGCGCCGCCATCGTTACGCCATTCGTGCAGGTCGGAACTTACCCGACAAGGAATTTCGCTACCTTAGGACCGTTATAGTTACGGCCGCCGTTTACCGGGGCTTCGATCAAGAGCTTCGCTTGCGCTAACCCCATCAATTAACCTTCCGGCACCGGGCAGGCGTCACACCCTATACGTCCACTTTCGTGTTTGCAGAGTGCTGTGTTTTTAATAAACAGTCGCAGCGGCCTGGTATCTTCGACCGGCATGGGCTTACGTAGTAAATACTTCACCCTCACCGGCGCACCTTCTCCCGAAGTTACGGTGCCATTTTGCCTAGTTCCTTCACCCGAGTTCTCTCAAGCGCCTTGGTATTCTCTACCCAACCACCTGTGTCGGTTTGGGGTACGGTTCCTAGTTACCTGAAGCTTAGAGGCTTTTCCTGGAAGCATGGCATCAACCACTTCGCTTTCTAAAAGAAAGCTCGTCATCAGCTCTCGGCATTAAGCCCCGGATTTACCTAAGATCTCTGCCTACCACCTTAAACAAGGACAACCAACGCCTTGCTGGCCTAGCCTTCTCCGTCCCCCCATCGCAGTAACTAGAAGTACGGGAATATTAACCCGTTTCCCATCGACTACGCTCTTCAGCCTCGCCTTAGGGACCGACTCACCCTGCGTCGATTAACGTTGCGCAGGAACCCTTGGTCTTTCGGCGTGCGAGTTTTTCACTCGCATTGTCGTTACTCATGTCAGCATTCGCACTTCTGATACCTCCAGCCAGCTTCTCAACTGACCTTCACAGGCTTACAGAACGCTCCTCTACCGCTCAACTTGCGTTGAACCCGTAGCTTCGGTACCTGGTTTGAGCCCCGTTACATCTTCCGCGCAGGCCGACTCGACTAGTGAGCTATTACGCTTTCTTTAAAGGATGGCTGCTTCTAAGCCAACCTCCTAGCTGTCTAAGCCTTCCCACATCGTTTCCCACTTAACCAGGATTTTGGGACCTTAGCTGACGGTCTGGGTTGTTTCCCTTTTCACGACGGACGTTAGCACCCGCCGTGTGTCTCCCGTGCTGACACTTGCTGGTATTCGGAGTTTGCATCGGTTTGGTAAGTCGGGATGACCCCTAGCCGAAACAGTGCTCTACCCCCAGCAGTGATACACGAGGCGCTACCTAAATAGCTTTCGAGGAGAACCAGCTATCTCCGAGCTTGATTAGCCTTTCACTCCGATCCACAGGTCATCCGCTAACTTTTCAACGGTAGTCGGTTCGGTCCTCCAGTCAGTGTTACCTAACCTTCAACCTGCCCATGGATAGATCGCCCGGTTTCGGGTCTATTCCCAGCGACTAGACGCCCTATTAAGACTCGCTTTCGCTACGCCTCCCCTATTCGGTTAAGCTCGCCACTG
This DNA window, taken from Pseudomonas sp. FeN3W, encodes the following:
- the rplL gene encoding 50S ribosomal protein L7/L12, whose translation is MALTNEDIINAVSEMSVMQVVELIKAMEEKFGVTAAAATVAAAGPAAAAVEEQTEFTIVLAEAGDKKVNVIKAVRELTGLGLKEAKAVVDGAPGVVKEGVSKEEAEAAKKALEEAGAKVELK
- the rplJ gene encoding 50S ribosomal protein L10, producing the protein MAIKLEDKKAIVAEVNEAAKTALSAVVADARGVTVGAMTGLRKEAREAGVYVRVVRNTLLRRAVDGTQFEVLNDVFKGPTLIAFSNEHPGAAARIFKEFSKGQDKFEIKAAAFEGQFLAANQIDVLATLPTYDEAISQLMSVIQGATSKLARTLAAVRDQKEAAAA
- the rplA gene encoding 50S ribosomal protein L1 encodes the protein MAKLTKRQKAIAEKIEAGKQYAFEDAAKLLAEVSAVKFTESFDIAINLGVDPRKSDQVVRGATVLPNGTGKSVRVAVFTQGAGAEAALAAGADRVGMDELAAEMKGGDLNYDVVIASPDAMRVVGQLGQILGPRGLMPNPKVGTVTPDVATAVKNAKAGQVRFRTDKNGIIHTSVGKVGFEAGQLKQNVEALLSDLKRLKPSTSKGIYVKRVTLSTTMGPGLVIDQASLEA
- the rplK gene encoding 50S ribosomal protein L11 — translated: MAKKIQAYIKLQVKAGQANPSPPVGPALGQHGVNIMEFCKAFNARTQGQEPGLPTPVIITVYSDRSFTFETKSTPAAVLLKKAAGITSGSARPNTQKVGTVTRAQLEEIAKTKQADLTAAEMEAAVRTIAGSARSMGLNVEGV
- the nusG gene encoding transcription termination/antitermination protein NusG, translating into MAKRWYVVHAYSGYEKHVMRSLIERVKLAGMEDEFGEILVPTEEVVEMRNGQKRKSERKFFPGYVLVQMEMNEGTWHLVKDTPRVMGFIGGTADKPAPITDKEAEAILRRVADSGDKPKPKTLFEPGEVVRVADGPFADFNGVVEEVNYEKSRIQVAVLIFGRSTPVELEFSQVEKV
- the secE gene encoding preprotein translocase subunit SecE — translated: MNIKAEANDARFDLVKWLVVAALVVVAVVGNQYYSAEPILYRVLAVLAIGIVAAFVALQTSKGRSFAVLLKEARGEIRKVVWPTRQETTQTTLIVVVVVLVMALLLWGLDSLLGWLVSMVVG
- the tuf gene encoding elongation factor Tu, with amino-acid sequence MAKEKFERNKPHVNVGTIGHVDHGKTTLTAALTRVCSEVFGSARVDFDKIDSAPEEKARGITINTAHVEYDSNVRHYAHVDCPGHADYVKNMITGAAQMDGAILVCSAADGPMPQTREHILLSRQVGVPYIVVFLNKADMVDDAELLELVEMEVRDLLSTYDFPGDDTPIIIGSALMALNGEDDNELGTSAVKKLVETLDTYIPEPVRAIDKPFLMPIEDVFSISGRGTVVTGRVERGIVKVQEEIEIVGLRDTTKTTCTGVEMFRKLLDEGRAGENCGVLLRGTKRDDVERGQVLAKPGTIKPHTKFEAEVYVLSKEEGGRHTPFFKGYRPQFYFRTTDVTGSCELPEGVEMVMPGDNVKMVVTLIKPIAMEDGLRFAIREGGRTVGAGVVARIVE
- a CDS encoding SPOR domain-containing protein, whose protein sequence is MRWLFFLLVLLNIFFWVQHQYQAPVRIKEVVPLDAYDRPRSNITLLSESSPPSRKSAGPTASSDSGCLFLGGFDEESLALSLEQRLLSLDIQSEIQRVDAEVGVDYWVYLPPLASRQASLRQLRELQSRNIDSYIITVGDLANGISLGIFSRKDSAEGVVARLSEVDYSALVRELPRKHTKYWVQVGAGSPDQLGDEVIEGLKADMPALQLRHMPCTGIASSS
- a CDS encoding type III pantothenate kinase, giving the protein MILELDCGNSLIKWRVLQIGGDVAAQGASLSVMDLLGALSGLTGGKIERARLVSVRSDLETDELCSCISSALLIDVQRALPAPRLGGVVNGYLEYDRLGMDRWLAMVGAFQLERRAMVVIDLGTALTVDFVDAKGGHLGGYICPGFSLLRQQLTTHTRRISYAAGEMPMLQGEPAPGRNTVQAVERGCFLMLRSFVASQILAAGDYLGADFVIYSTGGDAALIDDMVGVRRVPDLVFRGLAIACP
- the birA gene encoding bifunctional biotin--[acetyl-CoA-carboxylase] ligase/biotin operon repressor BirA; its protein translation is MYRLLTLLQDGRFHSGRELGEALGMSRSAVWKHLQRIQADAALNLYKVPGRGYRLAEPLSLLNHEVLAPQLAQLGWSLHLYDSIDSTNAQALRLLQIVPAPFLVLAEAQSAGRGRRGRSWVSPFGQNLYCSLAVKVQGGAAQLSGMSLVVGLAVMQVLHQIGISQAGVKWPNDVYVDGRKIAGILLELTGDPADVCHVIIGIGINVNMIEAAGIDQLWTSVKEHAGMVDRNELLLTLATSLKQNLERHAQVGFAAMKGEWESNHVWQGLKCTLSTGPQDYSGTVLGVDDQGGLRMMIDEGEHSFSGGELSLRLDQ